The Candidatus Limnocylindrales bacterium genome has a segment encoding these proteins:
- a CDS encoding PfkB family carbohydrate kinase — protein sequence MSLLVVGTVALDTVKTPFGEVEEVLGGSATYFSVAASYFTEVHLVTVVGEDFPAEYMELLQRHRIDLKGLQREKGKTFRWKGQYDYDLNEAHTLDTQLNVLQTFKPQIPEEYRKIEYVFLANIDPDLQRDVLHQIERPKLVACDTMNFWIAGKPEALKRTLQEVDILIINDAETRQLAQEPNIVKAARKILSWGPHTLIIKRGEYGVLMFKRNEGMGKQEKGRGEERENSSPSTPLFSLSSVFAAPAYPLESVFDPTGAGDSFAGGFMGYLSKVNRIDEASLRQAIIFGSTIASFNVEDFSLKRLDKLSEEEIITRFREFKALVDFEHLG from the coding sequence ATGAGTCTGCTGGTCGTCGGTACTGTTGCCCTGGATACGGTCAAAACCCCCTTTGGGGAGGTAGAGGAAGTTCTCGGTGGGTCGGCCACTTACTTTTCAGTAGCTGCCAGTTATTTTACAGAGGTCCATCTGGTTACGGTGGTTGGCGAAGATTTTCCGGCAGAGTATATGGAGCTCCTCCAGCGCCATCGTATTGATCTCAAAGGATTGCAACGGGAAAAAGGGAAAACGTTTCGATGGAAAGGGCAATATGATTATGATTTAAATGAAGCCCATACGTTGGATACCCAACTGAATGTTTTGCAAACCTTCAAACCCCAAATTCCGGAAGAATACCGAAAGATCGAGTATGTTTTCCTGGCCAATATTGATCCGGACCTGCAGCGAGATGTCCTTCATCAAATTGAACGACCTAAACTCGTTGCCTGTGATACCATGAACTTTTGGATTGCAGGTAAGCCAGAAGCTTTGAAGCGAACCCTCCAGGAGGTTGATATTCTCATCATCAACGATGCAGAAACCCGCCAGCTAGCCCAGGAACCCAACATCGTCAAAGCCGCTAGAAAAATCCTCTCCTGGGGACCCCATACCCTTATTATTAAACGGGGGGAATATGGTGTGCTTATGTTTAAGAGAAATGAAGGGATGGGAAAACAGGAGAAGGGAAGGGGAGAGGAGCGAGAAAACTCCTCTCCTTCTACACCTTTATTCTCCCTTTCTTCCGTCTTTGCCGCTCCGGCTTATCCTCTAGAATCTGTCTTTGATCCTACTGGTGCCGGAGATAGTTTTGCCGGAGGATTTATGGGATATCTCTCCAAGGTTAATCGGATCGATGAGGCCAGCCTTCGACAGGCTATTATCTTTGGAAGTACCATCGCTTCCTTTAATGTAGAGGATTTTAGCTTAAAACGGCTCGATAAATTAAGCGAAGAGGAGATTATAACAAGATTCCGAGAATTTAAGGCCCTGGTGGATTTTGAGCATCTTGGTTGA
- the gltB gene encoding glutamate synthase large subunit encodes MNSIPEYYSQNLLYRPDYEHDACGVGFVADISGNRSYDILENALRCVSNLTHRGGVDADQKTGDGAGVLTQIPTKLLQRDLGRLEYRITKDSDLAVGMIFFPRELESRRKCRQIIEEVAAQYGLYIFGWRAVPTDPSALGEKAFNTEPYIEQLLIGRPIAMSLDDMEYERTLYLARKEIERRVREANINDFYIPSFSHKTIVYKGLLVASQLAHYYLDLRNPHYETALAVFHQRYSTNTFPTWFLAQPFRMLAHNGEINTLRGNENWMNAKEAVLESSIWGDRIEKLKPVIQPGGSDSAKLDNVLELLVMSGRNILHSKMMLIPEPWENMPNMDPQHRAFYEYHACITEAWDGPAAIAFSDGTFVGATLDRNGLRPARYKLTDNGLFILASEVGVFELEDRFVIKKGRLGPGEMIAVDTKKGKLLTNKDIKTMMGDRNPYAHWVQRHLFRLDKHIKPPEDKAPYIDRNQLLRQQKAFWFTTEDLDLILTPMVAELKEPVGSMGDDTPLAVLSKKPKLLYSYFKQLFAQVTNPAIDHLREELVMSLSMYLGGTKSMLEETEEHARLMHLSSPILLDHELETLRQVGEKNLSLMSVTLSTLFEVAKGPQGMEEALNNLCEKASQSITEGKSLLILSDRGVDEAHAPIPMLLAVGAVHHHLLREKTRMKVSLLVESGEPREVHHFAVLIGYGASAINPYLTLLTIRDMVRRGVIKDMDEEQALKRYKTSLNKGLLKVMSKMGISTLNSYHGGQIFEAIGLSEELINRYFTGTPSQIGGIGLKELAEDAITRHREAFAKVEKLELDHGGEYKFKKGGEAHAFNPPMIKALHSAVQKGDFQEFLKYTELVNSREPLALRDLLRFKPGNPIPLEEVEPAENIWKRFCISGMSHGALSRETHETLAIAVNRLGAKMSSGEGGEDPARYKRRPNGDWANSTTKQVASGRFGVTPEYLASATKELEIKIAQGSKPGEGGQLPGHKVSAEIAAIRHSVPGVTLISPPPHHDIYSIEDLAQLIYDLKQVNPRVKVSVKLVAEAGVGTIAAGVAKAKADIVQISGHDGGTGASPLSSIKNAGSPWELGLAETQQVLVMNGLRHQIVVRVDGGLKTARDVVIAAMLGAEEYGFGSGAVVAAGCKMVRQCHLNTCPVGVATQDPKLRAKYEGTPEMVVHFFQFLAEDVRRILASLGFRKLDEIIGRTDLLEQIKITDHPKAALVNLSKILAPADPTGKKPLRHIIEYNEVDAPLDDQILQDAKEALDGRNSVKLAYRIRNVHRATGAKVAGEIAYRYGDKGLPNGITIDCEFQGSAGQSFGAFCIDGLRLTLIGEANDYVGKGMHGGEITIMPPSEAAFSSHENTIIGNTVLYGATGGSLYAAGRAGERFAVRNSGALAVIEGVGDHGCEYMTGGIVVVLGETGRNFGAGMTGGLAYVFDPKGEFPKKYNPELVTLEKVQDSEDVATLQILISRHVQLTHSQHARNILTKWDQYQPLFWKVVPKQSGAKPKPYLSRHESGQLSFKAPVLSS; translated from the coding sequence ATGAATTCAATACCTGAGTATTACTCCCAAAATCTCCTCTACAGACCCGACTATGAACATGATGCCTGTGGGGTCGGGTTTGTTGCTGATATTTCAGGCAATCGAAGTTACGATATCCTGGAAAATGCCTTGAGATGTGTGAGCAACCTCACCCATCGAGGAGGCGTTGATGCCGATCAGAAGACAGGAGACGGTGCGGGTGTTCTCACCCAGATTCCCACGAAGCTTTTGCAAAGAGACCTGGGACGGTTGGAATATCGGATCACCAAAGACTCGGATCTGGCCGTAGGAATGATTTTCTTTCCCAGGGAGCTGGAAAGTCGAAGAAAATGTCGCCAGATTATCGAGGAAGTAGCGGCGCAGTACGGACTTTACATTTTTGGTTGGAGGGCAGTTCCAACCGATCCATCGGCTTTGGGAGAAAAAGCTTTTAATACCGAGCCTTATATCGAGCAACTCCTGATTGGAAGGCCTATTGCCATGTCACTGGATGACATGGAATATGAAAGGACCCTTTATCTGGCTCGAAAGGAAATCGAGCGGCGGGTTCGAGAGGCCAATATAAACGATTTTTACATTCCTTCATTTTCTCATAAGACCATTGTGTATAAAGGTCTTTTGGTAGCCTCTCAATTGGCTCACTATTATCTGGATCTTCGTAATCCCCATTACGAGACGGCTTTGGCTGTCTTTCACCAGAGATATAGCACCAATACCTTTCCTACCTGGTTCCTGGCCCAGCCGTTTCGTATGCTGGCCCACAATGGTGAGATTAACACCTTGCGAGGGAATGAAAACTGGATGAATGCCAAAGAGGCCGTACTGGAGTCTTCGATATGGGGGGATCGGATTGAGAAACTTAAACCGGTTATTCAACCTGGAGGGAGTGATTCTGCGAAATTAGATAATGTACTAGAACTCTTGGTCATGTCGGGCCGGAATATCTTGCATTCTAAGATGATGCTCATTCCTGAGCCCTGGGAAAATATGCCCAATATGGATCCTCAGCATCGGGCCTTTTATGAGTACCATGCCTGCATCACGGAGGCCTGGGATGGGCCTGCGGCCATTGCCTTTAGCGATGGTACTTTTGTAGGAGCAACCCTGGATCGGAATGGATTGAGACCGGCTCGTTATAAACTTACCGACAATGGCCTGTTCATACTGGCCTCGGAAGTGGGAGTCTTCGAACTGGAAGATCGCTTTGTGATTAAGAAAGGGCGTCTTGGACCGGGTGAAATGATTGCGGTAGATACCAAAAAAGGCAAACTCTTGACCAATAAAGACATCAAAACCATGATGGGAGATCGGAATCCCTATGCCCATTGGGTCCAGCGCCATTTATTCCGCTTGGATAAACATATAAAACCCCCGGAAGATAAAGCCCCTTACATTGATCGAAATCAGCTCCTCCGGCAACAAAAAGCCTTTTGGTTTACGACGGAAGATCTAGACCTCATTCTAACCCCTATGGTGGCCGAATTAAAGGAACCGGTTGGGTCTATGGGGGACGATACACCGCTGGCTGTTTTATCCAAAAAGCCCAAACTGCTTTATTCTTATTTTAAGCAACTCTTTGCCCAGGTTACCAATCCGGCCATCGATCACCTCCGGGAAGAGCTGGTTATGTCCCTCAGCATGTATCTGGGTGGAACCAAAAGTATGCTGGAAGAGACCGAAGAGCATGCCCGGCTCATGCACCTATCCAGTCCTATTCTGCTCGATCACGAACTGGAGACCCTGCGACAGGTGGGAGAGAAAAATCTTTCTTTAATGTCGGTTACCTTATCAACCCTTTTTGAAGTAGCCAAAGGACCTCAGGGGATGGAAGAAGCTTTAAATAACCTGTGTGAAAAGGCCAGTCAATCCATCACGGAGGGGAAGTCTTTGCTTATTTTGAGTGATCGAGGGGTCGATGAAGCCCATGCGCCTATTCCTATGCTTCTTGCTGTGGGGGCCGTCCACCACCATCTCCTCCGAGAAAAGACCCGAATGAAGGTCAGTCTTCTGGTCGAGTCAGGAGAACCTCGAGAGGTCCATCATTTTGCTGTTTTGATAGGGTATGGTGCCAGCGCCATTAATCCTTATCTCACTTTGCTGACGATCCGGGATATGGTCCGGCGAGGCGTCATCAAAGATATGGACGAGGAACAGGCCCTCAAGCGGTATAAAACCAGCCTTAACAAAGGGTTGCTTAAAGTCATGTCCAAGATGGGTATTTCCACCCTGAACAGTTATCATGGAGGTCAAATTTTCGAAGCTATTGGGCTAAGCGAGGAATTGATTAATCGTTACTTTACAGGGACCCCTTCCCAGATCGGAGGTATCGGCTTAAAGGAACTGGCCGAGGATGCCATAACTCGTCATCGGGAAGCCTTTGCCAAGGTGGAGAAGTTAGAATTGGATCATGGAGGAGAATACAAGTTTAAGAAGGGCGGTGAAGCCCATGCCTTTAATCCTCCCATGATTAAAGCCCTCCACAGTGCCGTGCAGAAGGGGGATTTTCAGGAGTTTCTCAAATATACCGAACTGGTCAACTCCCGAGAGCCTCTGGCCCTTCGGGATTTATTGAGGTTCAAGCCGGGTAATCCCATCCCCCTGGAAGAAGTCGAACCTGCCGAAAATATCTGGAAGCGGTTTTGTATTTCGGGAATGTCCCACGGAGCGCTGAGCCGGGAAACCCATGAAACCCTGGCCATTGCCGTGAACCGTCTGGGAGCTAAGATGAGTAGTGGGGAGGGAGGAGAAGATCCTGCCCGATATAAAAGACGCCCCAATGGAGATTGGGCCAATAGTACGACCAAACAGGTGGCTTCAGGCCGTTTTGGTGTAACCCCGGAATACCTGGCTTCGGCTACCAAGGAATTGGAAATTAAAATTGCCCAGGGCTCCAAACCGGGGGAAGGTGGGCAACTTCCCGGGCATAAAGTTTCTGCAGAGATTGCCGCCATCCGACATTCGGTTCCCGGTGTTACCCTGATTTCTCCACCCCCTCACCATGATATTTACAGTATTGAAGACCTGGCTCAACTCATCTACGACCTCAAGCAGGTTAACCCTAGAGTGAAAGTATCCGTCAAACTCGTGGCCGAAGCCGGGGTCGGAACCATTGCCGCAGGGGTTGCCAAAGCCAAAGCCGATATTGTTCAGATCAGTGGACATGATGGGGGAACCGGAGCCTCCCCTCTGAGCTCCATCAAAAATGCCGGAAGCCCCTGGGAATTAGGGCTTGCAGAAACACAACAGGTCCTGGTCATGAACGGGTTAAGGCATCAAATTGTCGTGCGGGTGGATGGTGGACTCAAAACCGCACGAGATGTCGTAATTGCCGCCATGCTGGGTGCCGAAGAATATGGGTTTGGATCGGGGGCCGTGGTGGCAGCCGGCTGTAAGATGGTTCGTCAATGTCACCTCAATACCTGTCCGGTGGGTGTGGCAACCCAAGATCCCAAACTACGCGCCAAGTATGAAGGAACTCCGGAAATGGTAGTCCACTTTTTCCAATTCCTGGCCGAAGATGTGCGGAGAATCCTGGCATCCTTGGGATTCCGAAAACTAGATGAAATTATCGGTCGTACAGATCTTCTGGAGCAAATAAAAATCACAGATCACCCCAAAGCGGCTTTGGTCAACTTAAGTAAAATTCTGGCTCCGGCCGATCCCACAGGTAAGAAACCCCTTCGCCATATCATTGAATATAACGAAGTAGATGCACCTCTGGATGACCAGATCCTCCAGGATGCCAAAGAAGCCTTGGATGGCCGTAATTCGGTCAAGCTTGCCTATCGTATTCGTAATGTGCATCGGGCTACAGGAGCTAAAGTGGCCGGAGAAATTGCCTACCGGTACGGAGACAAAGGATTACCCAATGGTATTACCATTGACTGTGAATTCCAGGGAAGTGCCGGTCAGAGCTTCGGAGCATTCTGCATCGATGGATTGCGATTGACCCTCATCGGGGAGGCGAACGATTATGTTGGTAAGGGGATGCACGGTGGGGAAATTACCATTATGCCTCCTTCAGAGGCTGCTTTTAGTAGCCATGAAAACACCATTATCGGTAATACAGTTCTATACGGTGCTACAGGTGGGAGTCTCTACGCAGCGGGTCGTGCAGGAGAAAGGTTTGCCGTTCGGAATAGTGGGGCTTTAGCTGTTATCGAAGGGGTTGGAGACCATGGCTGTGAGTATATGACCGGAGGTATTGTGGTGGTTTTGGGAGAAACCGGTAGGAATTTCGGTGCCGGCATGACGGGTGGACTGGCTTATGTATTTGATCCTAAAGGAGAGTTTCCAAAGAAATACAACCCGGAATTGGTCACCCTGGAAAAAGTTCAGGATAGCGAGGATGTGGCTACCCTTCAGATCCTGATCAGTCGCCACGTGCAACTGACCCATAGCCAGCATGCCCGAAATATTCTGACCAAATGGGATCAGTATCAACCTTTATTCTGGAAAGTGGTTCCCAAACAGTCCGGAGCCAAACCAAAACCCTATCTCTCTCGTCACGAAAGCGGACAACTGAGTTTTAAAGCACCCGTTCTAAGTAGCTAA
- the rfbB gene encoding dTDP-glucose 4,6-dehydratase — protein MKGQDVTVLVTGGAGFIGSNFVLYLLEKYPQFHIINLDKLTYAGNLDNLKSVENHPNYTFIKGDICDEKLVEEIVAGGVDYLINFAAESHVDRSITDPGIFVRTNVLGTQVLLEAAKKYGVKKYIQISTDEVYGSLDKEGYFTEISPLAPNSPYSASKASADLLVRAYYKTFGLNVNITRCSNNYGPYQFPEKLIPLMISNALEGKELPVYGDGLHVRDWLYVEDHCRAIDAVMQRGKPGEIYNIGGGNEKTNLEIVRLILQELNKPESLIRFVKDRPGHDRRYAIDSSKIQRELDWRPCYDFTGGLKLTIRWYLEHADWWYKIKSGEYRAYYQKMYQDR, from the coding sequence ATGAAAGGACAGGATGTAACCGTACTTGTTACAGGTGGTGCCGGTTTTATCGGCAGTAATTTTGTATTGTATCTCCTCGAAAAGTATCCCCAATTTCACATCATCAATTTAGACAAACTCACCTATGCCGGCAATTTAGATAATCTCAAAAGCGTTGAGAATCATCCGAACTATACCTTTATCAAAGGGGATATCTGTGATGAAAAACTTGTGGAGGAAATCGTTGCCGGTGGTGTGGATTATCTCATAAACTTTGCGGCAGAATCCCATGTAGATAGGAGTATCACCGATCCTGGAATTTTTGTTCGGACCAACGTCTTAGGAACCCAGGTTCTCCTTGAGGCGGCAAAAAAATATGGGGTGAAAAAGTACATTCAAATATCCACCGATGAAGTGTATGGATCCCTGGACAAAGAAGGTTATTTTACCGAAATATCTCCCTTAGCTCCGAACAGTCCTTATTCTGCCAGCAAAGCATCGGCAGATCTCTTGGTACGGGCTTATTACAAAACCTTCGGATTAAATGTGAACATAACCCGCTGTTCCAATAATTACGGTCCCTATCAGTTTCCGGAGAAGCTCATCCCATTGATGATTTCCAATGCCTTAGAAGGAAAAGAGCTTCCGGTATACGGAGATGGCCTGCATGTAAGGGATTGGTTATACGTAGAGGATCACTGCAGGGCGATTGATGCGGTTATGCAGAGGGGTAAACCGGGAGAGATTTATAATATCGGAGGGGGTAACGAAAAAACCAACCTGGAAATTGTAAGATTGATATTACAGGAGTTGAATAAACCCGAGTCTCTGATTCGATTTGTGAAGGACAGGCCTGGACATGATCGGCGCTATGCTATAGACTCCAGCAAAATTCAAAGAGAATTAGACTGGAGACCCTGCTATGACTTCACCGGGGGTCTCAAATTAACCATCCGATGGTATCTCGAGCATGCAGACTGGTGGTATAAAATCAAATCGGGAGAATACCGGGCGTACTACCAAAAAATGTATCAAGATCGCTAA
- a CDS encoding DUF1264 domain-containing protein, with the protein MGIGIFKPNTGFILFLFLSFFLIHSIQIAVGAAMEENKPTMATKPSDGWTLHVDAKMHFPGKSDMIAHHYCKPVAGGLTQCQIYDSDNPDARLVATEVIVGPEIYNKFDAKEKKLWHYHKTEIPKVDAKLPDLSADEAAKTVKSIEETYGKVYILWDPSKQDLPIGKPTLSILK; encoded by the coding sequence ATGGGCATAGGGATTTTCAAACCAAACACCGGGTTCATTCTATTTCTGTTTCTGAGCTTCTTTCTCATTCATTCTATCCAAATAGCTGTGGGTGCGGCCATGGAAGAAAACAAACCCACCATGGCAACCAAACCCAGTGATGGATGGACTCTTCACGTTGATGCGAAAATGCATTTTCCAGGTAAATCCGATATGATTGCCCATCATTACTGTAAGCCTGTGGCCGGGGGTCTGACGCAATGTCAGATTTACGATAGTGATAATCCAGATGCCAGGCTGGTAGCCACGGAGGTGATTGTAGGTCCGGAGATTTATAATAAGTTCGATGCAAAGGAAAAAAAGCTCTGGCACTACCATAAAACAGAGATCCCCAAGGTAGATGCCAAACTTCCAGATCTTTCGGCTGACGAGGCTGCTAAAACTGTCAAGAGCATCGAAGAAACCTACGGTAAAGTCTATATTCTGTGGGATCCCAGCAAACAGGACCTTCCAATTGGGAAGCCTACACTTTCGATTCTAAAGTAG
- a CDS encoding NAD-dependent epimerase/dehydratase family protein: MNYDNAFRNKEVMITGGLGFIGSTLAHRLAALGARITLVDSLIPEYGGNIFNIHGIEDKVKVNISDVRDRSSMNYLVQKKDYIFNLAGTLSHTDSMKDPFTDLEINCVSQLSILESCRKFNPEVKILFAGTRGQYGRARYLPIDEDHPLHPIDVNGINNVAGEMYHILYNEIYNLRATSLRLTNTYGPRHQMKHPRQGVINWFIRQILDKQTVKIFGDGKQIRDTNYVDDVVEAMLMAMASEETNGQVYNLGGFPISLEDLVKKMIEVYGEGSYELVPFPEEHKRIEIGDYIADYTKFKKTVGWEPKVSFEEGLRRTFEYYEKYKSYYWE; this comes from the coding sequence ATGAACTACGACAATGCCTTTCGTAACAAAGAGGTTATGATCACCGGAGGGTTAGGGTTTATTGGGAGTACCCTGGCTCACCGCCTGGCTGCCTTAGGAGCCCGTATAACCCTGGTGGATTCCCTCATTCCTGAATACGGTGGAAATATCTTTAATATCCATGGTATAGAAGACAAGGTTAAGGTGAATATTTCAGATGTGCGAGATAGATCCAGTATGAACTATCTGGTTCAGAAGAAAGATTACATCTTCAACCTGGCCGGGACTCTGAGCCATACCGATAGCATGAAAGATCCGTTTACGGATTTAGAGATTAACTGTGTCAGTCAGCTATCCATTCTGGAATCTTGTAGAAAATTTAATCCCGAAGTCAAAATTCTCTTTGCAGGAACTCGAGGCCAGTACGGTCGAGCCCGGTATTTGCCGATCGATGAAGATCACCCGCTACATCCCATCGATGTCAACGGAATCAACAATGTTGCCGGTGAAATGTATCATATTCTCTATAACGAAATCTACAACCTGCGGGCAACTTCCCTGCGACTTACCAATACTTACGGGCCTCGCCATCAAATGAAACACCCCCGTCAGGGGGTTATTAACTGGTTCATCCGACAAATTCTGGATAAGCAAACGGTGAAAATTTTTGGAGATGGGAAACAAATCCGGGATACCAACTACGTGGATGACGTGGTAGAAGCCATGCTAATGGCCATGGCCAGCGAAGAAACCAACGGTCAGGTTTATAACCTCGGAGGATTTCCCATCAGCCTGGAAGATTTAGTCAAAAAAATGATTGAGGTTTATGGGGAAGGAAGTTATGAACTGGTTCCCTTTCCAGAAGAGCACAAGCGTATAGAAATCGGTGACTATATAGCCGATTATACCAAGTTTAAGAAAACGGTAGGCTGGGAACCCAAAGTCTCCTTTGAAGAAGGTCTTCGGAGGACCTTTGAATATTATGAAAAATATAAGTCCTACTACTGGGAATAG
- a CDS encoding endonuclease/exonuclease/phosphatase family protein: protein MILKLITYNIQRGIAFDSLFSHFTSIPEFQQADVIAVQEACIPKNGENTLSRLFRGFPKGYRWSYRKVMTYPDKEYGNGFIFKENWVSMAEEVIPLPRVSRLKWYEKQKTEGGAPDTKSAFVQTFRVSPQPDPSFPFPSKEGEEGLKSYFIRITNVHMDFAGGPLHRRAQLQHVLKFLNSRQKVDVDIICGDLNTIGEFCSPKARKNTQSVLEIALNQGYIDCSETIDWTSDLFSHIDPDDPSRHFLTLGKFLGFHFRQKTDHILAKGIRSIHQAKKITLPHTSHLPGSDHVPVYVELEV, encoded by the coding sequence ATGATTCTCAAATTGATTACCTATAACATCCAACGAGGTATTGCTTTCGATAGTCTCTTTTCCCACTTTACCTCCATTCCGGAGTTTCAACAGGCAGACGTTATTGCTGTTCAGGAAGCCTGTATACCTAAAAATGGGGAGAATACACTTTCCAGACTTTTCCGAGGTTTTCCAAAAGGATATCGATGGAGTTATCGGAAAGTGATGACCTATCCGGATAAAGAGTATGGAAATGGATTTATCTTTAAAGAAAACTGGGTTTCTATGGCCGAAGAAGTGATTCCCCTTCCCCGGGTTAGTCGGTTAAAGTGGTACGAAAAACAGAAGACCGAAGGGGGAGCCCCGGATACCAAATCGGCTTTTGTCCAAACCTTTCGGGTATCCCCCCAACCCGATCCTTCGTTTCCCTTCCCTTCGAAGGAAGGAGAGGAAGGTTTGAAGAGCTACTTTATCCGGATTACCAATGTTCATATGGATTTTGCAGGGGGTCCCCTCCACCGGCGAGCCCAACTTCAACACGTTCTGAAGTTTTTAAATTCTCGGCAAAAAGTCGATGTGGATATCATCTGTGGGGACTTGAATACCATAGGCGAGTTTTGTTCCCCCAAAGCCCGAAAGAATACGCAAAGTGTGCTAGAAATAGCCCTGAATCAGGGGTATATAGACTGCTCAGAGACCATAGACTGGACCAGTGACCTTTTCTCCCATATCGATCCCGATGACCCTTCCAGACATTTTCTAACCCTTGGTAAATTCCTGGGATTCCACTTCCGCCAAAAGACCGATCATATCCTGGCTAAAGGTATAAGATCTATCCATCAGGCAAAGAAGATTACCCTTCCTCATACCTCGCATTTGCCGGGTTCAGATCATGTTCCCGTTTATGTAGAACTGGAAGTTTAA
- the pilM gene encoding pilus assembly protein PilM, which translates to MARSTYPNKKGLGISLEDGLLTAFYWKRKGNTVKIIDSLFLSSLILDESVTLGPEDYQKLTEFLHQYGSKSEEVIVEIPRNTVLVRYLKLPSLSDQDLEQMLSYEVERHIPFSKSDIYYDSQALNRDEKEARVLLVAAKKHLVDACLDLVKTDKVKPTAVFVSSFSLLNLLLTQYAGEIKPVDGSFSPSPIGIVDITPHHIEVNFLCGKNLENSFILPIREKPWQELLKKMPGKPEKIDEEFDHWINLGDVPPLSESQETTGLPAENGDYLLQSFIKWVISEVGKALLKHEFMGKGRVEKLILIQSRILDVELEPVFRQYLDIPVEVADFSRILKVKKSPQMALLCSKAGLTLKDTEAEYFRLDLFPRFLEVAKPPKLYLTATLVTLIFLLLGGTYLGKCYKDRKALHWVQQEIISMEPQVKSAIEMKNQFRGLKEQIETLANIENQGPSMLDILKELTLKTPEYAWLKGIKVVDTKVDIWGYSNHSKGGQASDLIRLFSDSVLFEKPSFSEPIQTIRQDTETFKMTMEISKLKQRQKTSEETSHEKSSKKVEKDKEDRSVTLTSNPVNKPNTSPARLTE; encoded by the coding sequence ATGGCACGTTCTACCTATCCAAATAAAAAGGGTCTCGGGATAAGTCTTGAAGATGGCCTTTTAACGGCCTTTTACTGGAAAAGAAAGGGAAATACCGTTAAAATTATAGATTCCCTTTTCCTCTCCTCTCTTATTCTGGATGAATCGGTTACGCTAGGTCCTGAAGATTACCAGAAATTAACCGAATTCTTGCACCAATATGGGTCTAAATCTGAGGAGGTTATTGTGGAGATCCCAAGGAATACCGTCCTGGTTAGATATCTTAAACTTCCCTCACTCTCTGATCAAGATCTCGAACAAATGTTGAGTTATGAAGTCGAGCGGCATATTCCTTTCTCCAAATCGGATATCTATTATGATTCTCAAGCTTTGAATCGGGATGAGAAGGAAGCCCGGGTTCTTTTGGTTGCGGCAAAAAAACACCTGGTGGATGCCTGCCTGGACCTTGTTAAAACTGATAAGGTTAAACCCACGGCGGTTTTTGTTTCTTCCTTTTCCCTTCTGAATCTCCTGCTAACTCAATATGCAGGCGAGATAAAACCCGTTGATGGATCATTCTCCCCTTCTCCCATAGGGATTGTAGATATTACTCCCCATCATATAGAAGTTAATTTCTTGTGTGGTAAAAATCTGGAAAATTCCTTTATCCTTCCGATCCGGGAAAAACCCTGGCAGGAACTTCTCAAGAAGATGCCCGGTAAGCCGGAGAAAATCGATGAAGAATTTGATCATTGGATCAACCTGGGAGATGTCCCTCCATTGTCTGAATCCCAGGAAACCACCGGATTACCTGCAGAAAACGGGGATTATCTTCTTCAAAGTTTTATAAAATGGGTGATCAGCGAAGTGGGTAAAGCTTTATTAAAGCACGAATTCATGGGAAAGGGGCGGGTTGAAAAATTAATCCTTATTCAATCGAGAATCCTGGATGTAGAACTTGAACCTGTCTTTAGGCAATACCTGGATATTCCCGTGGAGGTTGCAGACTTTTCTCGGATTCTTAAAGTTAAGAAGAGTCCTCAAATGGCTCTCCTCTGTTCTAAGGCAGGACTTACCTTAAAAGATACAGAAGCCGAGTATTTTAGGTTAGACCTCTTTCCTCGATTTCTAGAAGTTGCGAAACCCCCCAAACTTTATCTGACGGCAACTCTGGTTACTCTCATATTCCTTCTGCTGGGAGGAACTTATCTGGGTAAGTGTTATAAAGATAGAAAAGCGCTTCATTGGGTTCAACAAGAAATAATCTCTATGGAACCTCAAGTAAAATCTGCCATTGAGATGAAGAACCAATTCAGGGGTTTAAAGGAGCAGATCGAAACATTGGCCAATATAGAAAACCAGGGCCCCAGTATGCTGGATATTTTAAAGGAGTTGACTTTGAAAACTCCGGAATATGCCTGGCTAAAAGGGATCAAAGTTGTAGACACCAAGGTTGATATCTGGGGATATAGTAATCATAGCAAAGGAGGTCAGGCTTCGGATCTTATTCGTCTTTTCTCAGATTCGGTTCTTTTTGAAAAACCCAGCTTTTCAGAACCCATTCAAACCATCCGGCAGGATACAGAAACTTTTAAAATGACCATGGAAATCAGTAAACTCAAACAGCGGCAAAAGACTTCAGAAGAAACCTCCCATGAAAAATCCAGTAAGAAAGTTGAAAAAGATAAGGAAGATCGATCCGTTACCCTGACTTCTAATCCGGTGAATAAACCGAATACTTCACCTGCCCGCCTGACGGAGTAG